A genomic segment from Streptomyces antibioticus encodes:
- a CDS encoding siderophore-interacting protein encodes MSARMSARVPTRNPRSVVTFPIVLRELTVLGVEDVTPGMRRVTLGGPQLGAFHKDGLDLPALRSEGFDDHVKFFFAEEGADAPVLPGQNVSSLDWPADARPLAKDYTPVRYDPERGEIVFDFVKHAGGVASAWAQSARPGDVTWIAGPKMSHRHPEGADWLLVLGDETALPAIGRWLAEMPAGTRARVFVEVGEDSHRQELPTRADAQVTWLVRHGAPAGTTTLLEDAVRAMEWPPGEVFVWAAGESVTLKGIRRHLRVDREVPRERTDITGYWRRAEQPAPPAGRPDAAAEAPVEDEEADPHGRLHELTDLAPGLAIRAAVTVGLVDHVYRGARTVSELAARTGTRERTLPALLAYLVDLEVFALDAEGYRLTPVGEELVEDDHSLEEYDLTGAQAAFDLALSGLPEALRTGRPGFRTASGLPLAGALAGDERLGGSARAAVEDEAAWIAPGVRDGYDWASAGSVTLAGSGAGAVANALAPAFPELRIRISALPSVLRTVAESVLDSAVLPRVELVARTGPVPSGAETVLLCKALDVCADDDAVLTLRENAAALVAGGSLLLVEQVGGPDGFGADGEAALHHLRLAAALGSGLRSEREVAGLVERAGLRVRSRRDIGWDHRLWELAPATDS; translated from the coding sequence ATGTCCGCCCGTATGTCCGCCCGTGTGCCCACCCGCAATCCCCGCTCGGTCGTCACGTTCCCCATCGTGCTCCGGGAGCTGACCGTGCTCGGCGTCGAGGACGTCACACCGGGCATGCGCCGGGTGACGCTCGGCGGCCCGCAGTTGGGGGCGTTCCACAAGGACGGTCTGGACCTGCCCGCGCTGCGCAGCGAGGGGTTCGACGACCATGTGAAGTTCTTCTTCGCCGAGGAGGGCGCCGACGCCCCGGTCCTGCCGGGGCAGAACGTGTCCAGCCTCGACTGGCCGGCCGACGCCCGGCCGCTCGCCAAGGACTACACGCCGGTGCGGTACGACCCCGAACGCGGGGAGATCGTCTTCGACTTCGTGAAGCACGCGGGCGGTGTCGCCTCGGCGTGGGCGCAGTCGGCCCGCCCCGGGGACGTCACCTGGATCGCCGGGCCCAAGATGTCGCACCGGCATCCGGAGGGCGCCGACTGGCTGCTGGTCCTGGGCGACGAGACGGCGCTGCCGGCGATCGGGCGGTGGCTGGCGGAGATGCCGGCCGGCACCCGGGCGCGGGTGTTCGTCGAGGTCGGCGAGGACAGTCACCGGCAGGAGCTGCCGACCCGGGCCGACGCCCAGGTCACCTGGCTGGTGCGGCACGGGGCCCCGGCGGGCACCACCACCCTGCTGGAGGACGCCGTACGCGCCATGGAGTGGCCGCCCGGTGAGGTGTTCGTGTGGGCGGCCGGGGAGAGCGTCACGCTGAAGGGCATCCGCCGTCATCTCCGGGTGGACCGCGAGGTGCCCCGGGAGCGGACCGACATCACCGGGTACTGGCGCCGCGCCGAACAGCCGGCACCGCCCGCGGGACGGCCGGACGCGGCGGCGGAGGCGCCGGTCGAGGACGAGGAGGCGGACCCGCACGGCCGGCTGCACGAACTGACCGACCTGGCACCGGGGTTGGCGATCCGGGCGGCGGTCACGGTCGGCCTGGTCGACCACGTCTACCGGGGCGCCCGCACGGTGTCCGAACTGGCCGCCCGGACCGGCACACGGGAGCGGACCCTGCCCGCGCTGCTCGCGTACCTGGTCGATCTGGAGGTGTTCGCGCTCGACGCCGAGGGCTACCGGCTCACCCCGGTCGGGGAGGAGTTGGTGGAGGACGACCACTCCCTGGAGGAGTACGACCTGACGGGCGCCCAGGCGGCGTTCGACCTCGCGCTGTCCGGACTCCCGGAGGCGCTGCGCACGGGCCGGCCGGGTTTCCGTACGGCCTCCGGGCTGCCGTTGGCCGGGGCGCTCGCCGGTGACGAGCGGCTCGGCGGGTCGGCGCGGGCGGCCGTGGAGGACGAGGCGGCGTGGATCGCGCCGGGGGTGCGCGACGGGTACGACTGGGCGTCCGCCGGCTCGGTGACACTGGCGGGGAGCGGGGCGGGCGCGGTGGCCAACGCCCTCGCTCCGGCCTTCCCCGAGCTGCGGATCCGGATCTCGGCATTGCCGTCGGTGCTGCGGACGGTGGCGGAGAGCGTCCTGGACTCGGCGGTGCTCCCGCGCGTCGAGCTGGTCGCGCGGACCGGGCCCGTGCCGTCCGGGGCGGAGACGGTGCTGCTGTGCAAGGCGCTGGACGTGTGCGCGGACGACGACGCCGTGCTGACGCTGCGGGAGAACGCGGCCGCGCTGGTGGCGGGCGGGTCTCTGCTCCTCGTCGAGCAGGTCGGGGGCCCGGACGGGTTCGGCGCGGACGGCGAGGCGGCCCTGCACCATCTGCGGCTGGCGGCGGCCCTCGGGTCGGGTCTGCGCTCCGAGCGCGAGGTCGCGGGACTCGTGGAACGGGCCGGTCTGCGGGTCCGTTCGCGGCGGGACATCGGCTGGGACCACCGGCTGTGGGAGCTGGCACCGGCGACGGACTCCTGA
- a CDS encoding ATP-binding cassette domain-containing protein — protein sequence MPLPTRPGAASRTAGAALLRHCLRHARPQVLRSVAWAVLRQCSFLALPWLLGLALDAAVRRADPARAAGYAAALCAVALAEYAGMRGWQLWSNLAEARAGAWLRTRLLRSVLENAARPAHRDGGDEGEAAGDLATRAGRDVETVVYWVHGLTTWVVIGTTVLVLVPSLAGLDPALLLVAAATVPVLLLVNRVFPPLYGVRAEALARAHARRSGTVEELLSALLPLRGVGADRLMVARHHRHSADVTRHTLRLGAVSALWEATAFAVPRLAVVAGLLTGGRAALDGRITVGQLTTFVLWMGTVSVAVTAAVARLGDRTDALVAAGRVAVVLDIAATGTVPAPRADRPGPVTGEPVLKVAGLTVTRPGRPPLGPLTLTARPGEWIALTGPTGSGKTTLLRALAGLAPAEGSVTLAGRPAHAWPHLTVGLVPEAPLLMRGTVTDNLLLTGDHPPDALARACRTAGLDLALAGLPHGTDTDVGDRGRALSGGQRQLVALARALLHDSPVLLLDDVTSALDTGTEAEVLRRLRRATAGRVVVFATHSPAVRALADREFALTLPLTEHLHV from the coding sequence ATGCCCCTCCCCACCCGCCCCGGCGCGGCGTCCCGCACGGCGGGCGCGGCGCTGCTGCGGCACTGTCTGCGCCACGCCCGCCCGCAGGTCCTGCGCTCCGTCGCCTGGGCCGTCCTGCGCCAGTGCTCCTTCCTCGCCCTGCCCTGGCTGCTGGGCCTCGCCCTGGACGCCGCCGTCCGCCGCGCGGACCCGGCACGGGCCGCCGGGTACGCCGCCGCGCTGTGCGCCGTAGCGCTCGCCGAGTACGCGGGGATGCGCGGCTGGCAGCTCTGGAGCAATCTCGCCGAGGCGCGGGCCGGTGCCTGGCTGCGCACCCGCCTGCTGCGCTCGGTCCTGGAGAACGCCGCCCGGCCCGCGCACCGCGACGGAGGGGACGAGGGGGAAGCCGCCGGGGACCTCGCGACCCGCGCCGGCCGTGACGTCGAGACGGTCGTGTACTGGGTGCACGGTCTCACCACCTGGGTGGTGATCGGCACGACCGTCCTGGTCCTGGTGCCGTCCCTGGCCGGCCTCGACCCCGCGCTGCTGCTGGTCGCGGCCGCCACCGTGCCCGTCCTGCTGCTGGTGAACCGCGTCTTCCCGCCCCTGTACGGCGTCCGTGCCGAGGCCCTGGCCCGCGCCCACGCCCGGCGTTCCGGAACCGTCGAGGAACTGCTGTCGGCCCTGCTGCCGTTGCGCGGGGTCGGCGCCGACCGGCTGATGGTCGCCCGCCACCACCGGCACAGCGCCGACGTCACCCGGCACACCCTGCGCCTCGGCGCGGTCTCCGCCCTGTGGGAGGCGACCGCGTTCGCCGTGCCCCGCCTCGCCGTCGTCGCCGGACTGCTCACCGGCGGGCGGGCCGCCCTGGACGGCCGGATCACCGTCGGCCAGCTCACCACGTTCGTGCTGTGGATGGGCACGGTGTCCGTCGCCGTGACCGCCGCCGTGGCACGCCTCGGCGACCGTACGGACGCGCTGGTCGCCGCGGGCCGGGTCGCCGTCGTCCTGGACATCGCGGCGACCGGAACGGTCCCGGCGCCTCGGGCCGACCGGCCCGGCCCCGTCACCGGCGAACCCGTCCTGAAGGTCGCCGGTCTGACCGTCACCCGTCCCGGACGGCCACCCCTCGGCCCCCTCACCCTCACCGCGCGCCCCGGCGAGTGGATCGCCCTCACCGGGCCGACGGGCAGCGGCAAGACCACCCTCCTGCGCGCGCTCGCCGGACTGGCGCCCGCCGAGGGTTCCGTCACCCTGGCCGGACGGCCCGCGCACGCCTGGCCGCACCTCACGGTGGGCCTGGTGCCCGAGGCGCCGCTGCTGATGCGCGGCACGGTCACCGACAACCTGCTCCTCACCGGCGACCACCCGCCCGACGCCCTCGCCCGCGCCTGCCGTACCGCCGGACTCGATCTGGCGCTGGCCGGGCTCCCGCACGGCACCGACACCGACGTCGGCGACCGCGGCCGCGCCCTGTCCGGCGGTCAGCGGCAACTCGTCGCCCTCGCCCGGGCGTTGCTCCACGACAGTCCCGTCCTGCTGCTGGACGACGTCACCTCCGCGCTCGACACCGGCACCGAGGCGGAGGTGCTGCGCCGGCTGCGCCGGGCCACCGCCGGGCGCGTGGTCGTGTTCGCGACCCACTCACCGGCGGTACGCGCCCTGGCCGACCGCGAGTTCGCCCTCACCCTCCCTCTCACGGAGCACCTCCATGTCTGA